A genome region from Micromonospora peucetia includes the following:
- a CDS encoding MarR family winged helix-turn-helix transcriptional regulator, whose protein sequence is MTDPIDGDPLALEQQVCFALSVAARGVVAVYRPLLEPMGLTHPQYLVMLALWQHAPLSVRDLSRLLQLDPGTLSPLLKRLEAAGYVRRERDSADERSLAVTLTAAGEALRERAEQIPPAIVERLGMPVEELRHLHTVLTRVIAAANRAGAAGPAQASA, encoded by the coding sequence GTGACCGACCCGATCGACGGGGATCCCCTGGCGCTGGAACAACAGGTCTGCTTCGCGCTCTCCGTCGCCGCGCGCGGCGTCGTCGCCGTCTACCGGCCGCTGCTCGAGCCGATGGGGCTGACCCACCCGCAGTACCTGGTGATGCTCGCGCTCTGGCAGCACGCGCCGCTGTCCGTGCGCGACCTCAGCCGCCTGCTCCAGCTCGATCCGGGCACGCTGTCGCCCCTGCTCAAGCGCCTGGAGGCGGCCGGCTACGTCCGGCGCGAGCGGGACTCCGCCGACGAGCGGAGCCTCGCGGTGACGCTGACCGCCGCCGGCGAGGCGCTGCGGGAGCGCGCCGAGCAGATTCCGCCCGCGATCGTCGAACGGCTCGGCATGCCGGTCGAGGAACTGCGCCACCTGCACACCGTGCTGACCCGGGTCATCGCCGCCGCCAACCGAGCCGGCGCGGCCGGTCCCGCTCAGGCGTCGGCGTAG
- the dnaN gene encoding DNA polymerase III subunit beta — MKFRVERDALAEAVAWTAKSLPSRPSVPVLAGVMMRVTDGNLQVSGFDYEVSSQVTVEVQGDADGAALVSGRLLAEITKALPAKPVDIAAVGAHLELVCGSARFTLPTMPVEDYPSLPEMPESAGTVDAVAFAAAVAQVAIAAGRDETLPMMTGVRVEISGGTLAMLATDRYRLALREMQWNPDDPEVSVNALVPARTLNDTAKALGPIGGQVTMALSQGAAGEGMIGFAGGTRRTTSRLLDGANYPPVRSLFPTSHNAEARVPVSTLIEVVKRVALVAERATPVLLSFSADGLVVEAGGTEEARASEAMEATFTGDPLTIGFNPQYLIDGLTNLGAQFAVLSFVDAFKPAVISPSGEDGEVIPGYRYLIMPIRVSR, encoded by the coding sequence ATGAAGTTCCGAGTGGAGCGCGACGCGCTCGCCGAGGCCGTGGCCTGGACCGCGAAGAGCCTGCCCAGCCGGCCGTCCGTGCCGGTGCTCGCCGGCGTGATGATGCGGGTGACCGACGGCAACCTGCAGGTCTCGGGCTTCGACTACGAGGTCTCCAGCCAGGTCACCGTCGAGGTGCAGGGCGACGCCGACGGCGCAGCCCTGGTCTCCGGTCGGCTGCTGGCCGAGATCACCAAGGCACTGCCCGCCAAGCCGGTGGACATCGCCGCTGTCGGCGCCCACCTCGAACTGGTCTGCGGCAGCGCCCGGTTCACCCTGCCCACCATGCCGGTCGAGGACTACCCGTCCCTGCCGGAGATGCCGGAGAGTGCCGGCACCGTCGACGCCGTCGCCTTCGCGGCGGCCGTCGCCCAGGTCGCCATCGCCGCCGGCCGCGACGAGACGCTGCCGATGATGACCGGCGTACGCGTCGAGATCTCCGGCGGCACGCTGGCCATGCTCGCCACCGACCGCTACCGGCTGGCCCTGCGCGAGATGCAGTGGAACCCGGACGACCCCGAGGTGAGCGTCAACGCCCTCGTGCCGGCCCGGACCCTGAACGACACCGCAAAGGCGCTGGGCCCGATCGGTGGCCAGGTCACCATGGCGCTCTCCCAGGGCGCGGCCGGCGAGGGGATGATCGGCTTCGCCGGCGGCACCCGGCGCACCACCAGCCGGCTGCTCGACGGAGCGAACTACCCGCCGGTGCGCTCGCTCTTCCCGACCAGCCACAACGCCGAGGCGCGGGTGCCGGTCAGCACCCTGATCGAGGTCGTCAAGCGCGTTGCCCTGGTGGCCGAGCGGGCCACCCCGGTGCTGCTCAGCTTCAGCGCCGACGGCCTGGTGGTCGAGGCCGGCGGCACCGAGGAGGCGCGGGCCAGCGAGGCGATGGAGGCCACCTTCACCGGTGACCCGCTGACCATCGGCTTCAACCCGCAGTACCTGATCGACGGCCTCACCAACCTGGGGGCCCAGTTCGCCGTGCTCTCGTTCGTCGATGCCTTCAAGCCCGCGGTGATTTCGCCCTCCGGCGAGGATGGCGAGGTCATCCCCGGGTACCGGTACCTCATCATGCCGATCCGCGTCTCCCGCTGA
- a CDS encoding DUF721 domain-containing protein produces the protein MSDEQLPPARLGPGRGGGKPGGSGGKPGGDSDGAAGGEAAGANGPELARAVLDAARSRREAAARTRRRNPGGDGGDGEGGQQRRLRGYSGPGPDPRDPQPLGAVLNRLVKARGWQQPAAEATVFGAWERVVGSEVAQHSRPVKLEDGELTVEARSTAWATQLRLLAGSLLKQIASEVGHNVVRKLHIHGPAAPSWSKGPRRVRGRGPRDTYG, from the coding sequence GTGTCGGATGAGCAGCTTCCTCCGGCCCGTCTCGGCCCGGGGCGCGGTGGCGGGAAGCCCGGCGGCTCCGGCGGGAAGCCCGGTGGGGACTCCGACGGCGCGGCGGGCGGCGAGGCGGCGGGGGCGAACGGGCCGGAACTGGCCCGGGCGGTGCTGGACGCGGCGAGGTCCCGCCGGGAGGCGGCGGCCCGCACGCGTCGGCGTAACCCCGGCGGGGATGGCGGCGACGGCGAGGGCGGCCAGCAGCGGCGCCTGCGTGGATACTCCGGCCCGGGGCCGGACCCGCGCGATCCGCAGCCGCTCGGCGCGGTGCTCAACCGGCTCGTCAAGGCGCGCGGCTGGCAGCAACCGGCGGCCGAGGCTACGGTGTTCGGCGCCTGGGAGCGGGTGGTCGGCTCGGAGGTGGCCCAGCACAGCCGGCCGGTGAAGCTGGAGGACGGCGAACTGACCGTGGAGGCCCGCTCGACCGCGTGGGCCACCCAGTTGCGGCTGCTGGCCGGCTCGCTGCTGAAGCAGATCGCCAGCGAGGTCGGCCACAACGTGGTGCGCAAGTTGCACATCCACGGCCCTGCCGCGCCGTCCTGGTCAAAGGGGCCGCGCCGGGTTCGTGGCCGCGGGCCCCGGGACACCTACGGCTGA
- the gyrB gene encoding DNA topoisomerase (ATP-hydrolyzing) subunit B translates to MAAQDKQEYGAGSITVLEGLEAVRKRPGMYIGSTGERGLHHLVWEVVDNAVDEALAGHCDTIDVVLLADGGVRVTDNGRGFPVDLHPKLKKPGVEVALTVLHAGGKFDGKAYAVSGGLHGVGVSVVNALSSRMAVEIHKDGFVWRQQYHNSKPGPLDKGESTDRTGSAVSFWPDPDVFETVDFDFQTIYRRIQEMAFLNRGLTIHLLDERVPEEEDGRQREVTFCYKGGIADFVRHLNASKNPIHKTVVEFGAEEEGMSVEIAMQWNESYGESVYTFANTINTHEGGTHEEGFRAALTSVVNRYGTEKKVLKGDEKLSGEDIREGLAAIISVKLANPQFEGQTKTKLGNTPVKSFVQRVCNEWLVDWFDRNPAEAKIIIQKASQAARARIAAQQARKLARRKSLLESGSMPGKLADCQSTDPRESEVFIVEGDSAGGSAKQGRDPRTQAILPIRGKILNVEKARIDRVLKNAEVQALITALGTGIHDDFDIEKLRYHKTVLMADADVDGQHIQTLLLTLLFRFMRPLVELGHVYLAAPPLYKIKWNKKGDDAQYAYSDRERDGLIALRQQKKPNAKPDDIQRFKGLGEMNYPELWETTMNPATRTLRQVTLDDAATADELFSVLMGENVEARRSFIQRNAKDVRFLDI, encoded by the coding sequence GTGGCAGCGCAGGACAAGCAGGAGTACGGCGCCGGGTCGATCACCGTCCTCGAGGGGCTGGAGGCGGTTCGGAAGCGCCCCGGTATGTACATCGGGTCGACCGGTGAGCGCGGTCTGCACCACCTGGTGTGGGAGGTCGTCGACAACGCCGTGGACGAGGCGCTGGCCGGCCACTGCGACACCATCGACGTGGTGCTGCTCGCCGACGGCGGGGTCCGGGTCACCGACAACGGCCGGGGTTTCCCTGTCGACCTGCACCCGAAGCTCAAGAAGCCGGGTGTCGAGGTGGCGCTGACCGTGCTGCACGCGGGTGGCAAGTTCGACGGCAAGGCGTACGCGGTCTCCGGTGGTCTGCACGGCGTCGGCGTCTCCGTGGTGAACGCCCTCTCCAGCAGGATGGCGGTTGAGATCCACAAGGACGGCTTCGTCTGGCGGCAGCAGTACCACAACTCCAAGCCGGGCCCGCTGGACAAGGGCGAGTCGACCGACCGGACCGGCTCCGCGGTCTCCTTCTGGCCCGACCCGGACGTGTTCGAGACGGTCGACTTCGACTTCCAGACGATCTACCGGCGGATTCAGGAGATGGCCTTCCTCAACCGGGGCCTCACCATCCACCTGCTCGACGAGCGGGTCCCGGAGGAGGAGGACGGCCGGCAGCGCGAGGTCACCTTCTGCTACAAGGGCGGTATCGCCGACTTCGTCCGGCACCTCAACGCCTCGAAGAACCCGATCCACAAGACCGTGGTCGAGTTCGGCGCCGAGGAGGAGGGCATGTCGGTCGAGATCGCCATGCAGTGGAACGAGTCGTACGGCGAGTCGGTCTACACCTTCGCCAACACGATCAACACCCACGAGGGCGGCACCCACGAGGAAGGCTTCCGCGCCGCGCTGACCAGCGTCGTCAACCGCTACGGCACCGAGAAGAAGGTGCTCAAGGGCGACGAGAAGCTCTCCGGCGAGGACATTCGCGAGGGGCTGGCCGCGATCATCTCGGTCAAGCTGGCCAACCCGCAGTTCGAGGGCCAGACCAAGACCAAGCTGGGCAACACCCCGGTGAAGAGCTTCGTGCAGCGGGTCTGCAACGAGTGGCTGGTCGACTGGTTCGACCGCAACCCGGCCGAGGCGAAGATCATCATCCAGAAGGCGTCCCAGGCCGCCCGGGCCCGGATCGCCGCCCAGCAGGCGCGCAAGCTGGCCCGGCGCAAGTCGCTGCTGGAGTCCGGCTCGATGCCGGGCAAGCTGGCCGACTGCCAGTCCACCGACCCGCGCGAGTCCGAGGTGTTCATCGTCGAGGGCGACTCGGCCGGCGGCTCGGCCAAGCAGGGCCGGGACCCGCGTACCCAGGCGATCCTGCCGATCCGGGGCAAGATCCTCAACGTGGAGAAGGCCCGGATCGACCGGGTGCTGAAGAACGCCGAGGTCCAGGCGCTGATCACCGCGCTGGGCACCGGCATCCACGACGACTTCGACATCGAGAAGCTGCGCTACCACAAGACCGTGCTGATGGCCGACGCCGACGTGGACGGCCAGCACATCCAGACGCTGCTGCTCACGCTGCTCTTCCGTTTCATGCGTCCGCTGGTCGAGTTGGGGCACGTCTACCTGGCCGCCCCGCCGCTCTACAAGATCAAGTGGAACAAGAAGGGCGACGACGCGCAGTACGCGTACTCGGACCGGGAGCGGGACGGCCTGATCGCGCTGCGCCAGCAGAAGAAGCCGAATGCGAAGCCGGACGACATCCAGCGCTTCAAGGGCCTCGGCGAGATGAACTACCCCGAACTGTGGGAGACCACGATGAACCCGGCGACGCGTACGCTGCGTCAGGTCACGCTCGACGACGCGGCCACCGCCGACGAGTTGTTCAGTGTGCTGATGGGTGAGAACGTCGAGGCGCGCCGCTCGTTCATCCAGCGCAACGCCAAGGACGTTCGGTTCCTGGACATCTGA
- the rnpA gene encoding ribonuclease P protein component — translation MLAAAQRLRRSTDFAAAVRGGRRAGRGAVVVHLSLPTTPDATTATSPEPARSTGTEQPSGPARAGFVVSKAVGNAVVRNRVRRRLRHLVRERLTGLPAGSTLVVRALPAAADASYPRLGTDLDAAIAAATAPRGRRSR, via the coding sequence GTGCTGGCGGCCGCACAGCGACTGCGGCGTAGCACTGACTTCGCCGCAGCGGTCCGGGGTGGTCGACGTGCCGGCCGTGGTGCCGTCGTTGTCCACCTGAGCCTGCCGACGACCCCCGACGCCACGACAGCAACCTCGCCGGAGCCGGCGCGGAGCACCGGGACGGAGCAACCCTCCGGACCGGCCCGCGCCGGCTTCGTCGTGTCCAAGGCCGTCGGGAACGCCGTGGTCCGCAACCGGGTCCGGCGTCGCCTGCGACACCTGGTCCGTGAGCGGCTGACCGGTCTGCCCGCGGGAAGCACCCTGGTCGTACGGGCGTTGCCCGCCGCGGCCGACGCGTCGTACCCGCGACTCGGCACCGATCTCGATGCGGCTATCGCCGCGGCGACGGCGCCCCGCGGACGGCGGTCCCGGTGA
- the rpmH gene encoding 50S ribosomal protein L34: MSKRTYQPNNRRRAKTHGFRLRMRTRAGRAILSTRRSKGRTRLSA; encoded by the coding sequence GTGAGCAAGCGCACCTACCAGCCGAACAACCGCCGCCGCGCGAAGACCCACGGCTTCCGGCTGCGCATGCGCACCCGTGCCGGCCGCGCCATCCTTTCGACCCGTCGCTCCAAGGGCCGCACCCGCCTGTCGGCCTGA
- the yidC gene encoding membrane protein insertase YidC gives MSLDWIYYAISWILLAWHGAWDAIRVPDTAVIGTNWAWILAIVFLVVTVRVILFPVFVKQIKSQRAMQALQPQVKALQEKHKGDRETLQKEMMELYRKEKANPLMGCLPMFLQIPVFLGLFHVLRRLDPANGGKTLYGWTVTQFESASAAKLFTAPIAGKFGSTADELARLGANGTTVKVIAGILVLMMMGTTYLTSRQMILKTGWAEDPQQRMIQKLMLYGIPLSLLISGAIFPIGVIIYWVTNNLFTLGQQQWVLRKFPPPPTATSKPVTSTRNPVQPAKLGGLLGRGKPAPQAPAKPVAPKIAGPKPGAKPANPKKGRPAKRQG, from the coding sequence TTGAGTCTCGACTGGATCTACTACGCGATTTCGTGGATCCTGCTGGCCTGGCATGGGGCCTGGGACGCCATCCGGGTGCCGGACACGGCGGTAATCGGCACGAACTGGGCCTGGATCCTCGCCATCGTCTTCCTGGTGGTCACCGTCCGGGTGATCCTGTTCCCCGTCTTCGTCAAGCAGATCAAGTCGCAGCGCGCGATGCAGGCGCTCCAGCCGCAGGTGAAGGCGCTGCAGGAGAAGCACAAGGGTGACCGGGAGACGCTCCAGAAAGAGATGATGGAGCTCTACCGGAAGGAAAAGGCCAACCCGCTCATGGGCTGCCTTCCGATGTTCCTCCAGATCCCCGTCTTCCTGGGCCTCTTCCACGTGCTCCGCCGGCTCGACCCGGCCAACGGGGGCAAGACCCTCTACGGCTGGACGGTCACCCAGTTCGAGAGCGCCTCGGCCGCGAAGCTCTTCACCGCACCGATCGCCGGCAAGTTCGGCTCGACCGCCGACGAACTGGCCCGGCTCGGTGCCAACGGCACCACCGTGAAGGTCATCGCCGGCATTCTGGTGCTGATGATGATGGGCACCACCTACCTCACCAGCCGTCAGATGATCCTCAAGACCGGCTGGGCCGAGGACCCGCAGCAGCGGATGATCCAGAAGCTGATGCTCTACGGCATCCCGCTGTCGCTGCTCATCTCCGGCGCCATCTTCCCCATCGGTGTGATCATCTACTGGGTCACGAACAACCTCTTCACCCTCGGCCAGCAGCAGTGGGTGCTGCGTAAGTTCCCGCCGCCGCCGACCGCCACCAGCAAGCCGGTCACCTCGACCCGCAACCCCGTGCAGCCGGCGAAGTTGGGCGGCCTGCTGGGCCGCGGCAAGCCGGCCCCCCAGGCCCCGGCCAAGCCGGTCGCGCCGAAGATCGCCGGCCCCAAGCCGGGCGCCAAGCCGGCCAACCCCAAGAAGGGCCGCCCCGCCAAGCGGCAGGGCTGA
- the dnaA gene encoding chromosomal replication initiator protein DnaA, which yields MTGTTDLAAVWTATTDELADEIISAQQRAYLRLTRLRAIVEDTALLSVPDAFTRDVIESRLRPAITEALTRRLGRPIQVAVTVRLPEGGSGRPAGTVYRSGPETGPANHDGGPLDYTDAPPGFDGMVGHRDGAALDAGQPPHIPEQAHPQRRPDASSPDDDGHRPGDRGGQEALFSTAFAEPPRGDRSAPVRHPAERRGYDEHASRLDPPADARGYEPRYREDADSPRDQHVIRAMPRDTGTDSGPGRGGADHRTGGRDDRRMPGADSGGNRLNPKYMFETFVIGSSNRFAHAASVAVAESPAKAYNPLFIYGSSGLGKTHLLHAIGHYATTLGNARSVRYVSTEEFTNDFINSLRDDKTSAFQRRYRDVDILLIDDIQFLENRERTQEEFFHTFNTLHNANKQIVITSDRSPKQLATLEDRLRTRFEWGLLADIQPPDLETRIAILQKKAAQERLYAPPDVLEFIASRVSNSIRELEGALIRVTAFASLTRATVELSLAEEVLRDFIPDGTGPEITADQIMVSTADYFGVSLEDLRGHSRSRVLVNARQVAMYLCRELTDLSLPRIGQAFGGRDHTTVMHADRKIRQQMAERRSLYNQIAELTNRIKQNT from the coding sequence GTGACCGGTACGACCGACCTTGCCGCGGTGTGGACAGCGACGACCGACGAACTCGCCGACGAGATCATCTCCGCGCAGCAGCGGGCGTACCTGCGGCTGACCCGGCTACGGGCCATCGTCGAGGACACCGCGCTGCTCTCCGTTCCCGACGCCTTCACCCGGGACGTGATCGAGTCCCGGCTGCGCCCGGCGATCACGGAGGCGCTCACCCGCCGGCTGGGTCGGCCGATCCAGGTAGCGGTGACCGTACGCCTGCCCGAGGGCGGCTCCGGCCGCCCGGCGGGCACCGTCTATCGCAGCGGGCCCGAGACCGGGCCGGCCAACCACGACGGCGGGCCGCTCGACTACACCGACGCACCGCCGGGCTTCGACGGGATGGTCGGGCACCGGGACGGCGCGGCCCTCGACGCGGGGCAGCCGCCACACATCCCCGAGCAGGCGCACCCCCAGCGGCGGCCCGACGCCTCGTCGCCGGACGACGACGGGCACCGGCCGGGCGATCGGGGCGGGCAGGAGGCCCTCTTCAGCACGGCCTTCGCCGAGCCGCCGCGGGGTGACCGGTCGGCGCCGGTCCGGCACCCGGCCGAGCGTCGGGGCTACGACGAGCATGCCTCCCGGCTGGACCCGCCGGCCGACGCCCGGGGGTACGAGCCCCGCTACCGCGAGGACGCCGACTCTCCACGGGACCAGCACGTGATCCGGGCCATGCCCCGCGACACCGGCACCGACAGCGGCCCCGGCCGGGGTGGCGCGGATCACCGGACAGGTGGCCGGGACGACCGCCGGATGCCCGGCGCCGACAGCGGTGGCAACCGGCTCAACCCCAAGTACATGTTCGAGACGTTCGTCATCGGCTCGTCCAACCGCTTCGCCCACGCGGCGAGCGTCGCGGTCGCCGAGTCGCCGGCGAAGGCGTACAACCCGCTGTTCATCTACGGCAGCTCCGGGCTGGGCAAGACGCACCTGCTGCACGCCATCGGGCACTACGCCACGACGCTGGGAAACGCGCGCTCGGTCCGGTACGTCTCGACCGAGGAATTCACCAACGACTTCATCAACTCGCTCCGGGACGACAAGACCAGTGCGTTCCAGCGGCGCTACCGCGACGTCGACATCCTGCTGATCGACGACATCCAGTTCCTGGAGAACCGTGAGCGCACGCAGGAGGAGTTCTTCCACACGTTCAACACGCTGCACAACGCCAACAAGCAGATCGTGATCACCTCCGACCGGTCGCCGAAGCAGCTCGCTACCCTGGAGGACCGGCTGCGTACCCGCTTCGAGTGGGGGTTGCTGGCCGACATCCAGCCGCCGGACCTGGAGACCCGGATCGCCATCCTCCAGAAGAAGGCGGCGCAGGAGCGCCTCTACGCCCCGCCGGACGTGCTGGAGTTCATCGCCTCGCGGGTGTCGAACTCGATCCGGGAGCTGGAGGGTGCGCTGATCCGGGTGACGGCGTTCGCCAGCCTGACCCGCGCCACGGTCGAGTTGTCGCTGGCGGAGGAGGTGCTGCGGGACTTCATCCCGGACGGCACCGGGCCGGAGATCACCGCCGACCAGATCATGGTCTCCACCGCCGACTACTTCGGGGTCAGCCTGGAGGACCTGCGCGGCCACTCCCGCTCCCGGGTGCTGGTGAACGCCCGCCAGGTGGCCATGTACCTGTGCCGGGAGCTGACCGACCTGTCACTGCCCCGGATCGGGCAGGCCTTCGGCGGCCGGGACCACACCACCGTCATGCACGCCGACCGCAAGATCCGTCAGCAGATGGCCGAACGCCGGTCGCTCTACAACCAGATCGCCGAGCTGACCAACCGGATCAAGCAGAACACCTGA
- the recF gene encoding DNA replication/repair protein RecF (All proteins in this family for which functions are known are DNA-binding proteins that assist the filamentation of RecA onto DNA for the initiation of recombination or recombinational repair.) — translation MYVRRLELVDFRSYERVGVDLEPGANVLTGANGVGKTNLVEALGYVATLESHRVATDAPLVRMGAFSAVIRCAVAHEGRELLVELEIVPGKANRARLGRSPARRARDVLGALRLVLFAPEDLELVRGDPAERRRYLDDLLVSRQPRYAGVRADYERVVKQRNALLRTAYLARKTGGSRGGDLSTLAVWDTHLARHGAELLAGRLELVAALGPHVTKAYDAVAAGRGAAAMAYRPSVELAEPTTDREALTEALTAALVESRSAEVERGTTLVGPHRDELALTLGPLPAKGYASHGESWSYALALRLAGYDLLRADGIEPVLVLDDVFAELDAGRRERLAELVGGASQLLVTCAVDEDVPVSLRGARYAVAEGAVRRVG, via the coding sequence GTGTACGTCCGCCGGCTCGAACTGGTCGACTTCCGCTCGTACGAGCGGGTCGGCGTGGACCTGGAGCCGGGGGCGAACGTCCTGACCGGCGCCAACGGCGTCGGCAAGACGAACCTGGTCGAGGCGTTGGGCTACGTGGCGACCCTGGAATCGCACCGGGTCGCCACGGACGCCCCCCTCGTCCGGATGGGCGCCTTCTCGGCGGTGATCCGCTGCGCGGTGGCCCACGAGGGACGTGAGCTGCTGGTCGAGCTGGAGATCGTCCCGGGCAAGGCCAACCGGGCCCGGCTGGGGCGTTCGCCGGCCCGCCGGGCCCGGGACGTGCTCGGCGCGCTTCGGCTCGTGCTGTTCGCCCCGGAGGACCTGGAACTCGTCCGGGGCGACCCGGCCGAGCGCCGCCGCTACCTCGACGACCTGCTGGTCAGCCGCCAGCCCCGGTACGCCGGGGTGCGGGCCGACTACGAGCGGGTGGTCAAGCAGCGCAACGCGTTGCTGCGCACCGCGTACCTGGCCCGCAAGACGGGCGGGTCGCGGGGTGGGGACCTGTCGACCCTGGCGGTCTGGGACACCCACCTGGCCCGGCATGGGGCGGAGCTGCTCGCCGGCCGGCTGGAGCTGGTCGCCGCGCTGGGCCCGCACGTGACGAAGGCGTACGACGCGGTGGCGGCGGGCCGGGGGGCCGCCGCGATGGCGTACCGGCCGTCGGTGGAGCTGGCGGAGCCCACCACCGACCGGGAGGCGCTGACGGAGGCGCTGACCGCCGCGCTCGTCGAGTCCCGCTCCGCCGAGGTCGAGCGGGGCACCACCCTGGTCGGCCCGCACCGCGACGAGCTGGCGCTGACCCTGGGCCCGCTGCCCGCCAAGGGGTACGCCAGCCACGGCGAGTCCTGGTCGTACGCCCTGGCCCTTCGGCTGGCGGGCTACGACCTGCTCCGCGCCGACGGCATCGAGCCGGTGCTGGTGCTTGACGACGTCTTCGCCGAGCTGGACGCCGGGCGGCGGGAGCGGCTGGCGGAGCTGGTCGGCGGGGCGAGTCAGCTGCTGGTGACCTGTGCGGTCGACGAGGACGTGCCGGTCTCCCTGCGCGGTGCCCGGTACGCCGTGGCCGAGGGGGCGGTGCGCCGTGTCGGATGA
- the gnd gene encoding phosphogluconate dehydrogenase (NAD(+)-dependent, decarboxylating) produces the protein MQLGLVGLGRMGGNMRERLRAAGHEVVGFDHNAELSDVATLAELAEKLESPRAIWVMVPAGVTDATIDELADVLGEGDIIIDGGNSRFSDDAPRAERLNERGIGYLDAGVSGGVWGRQNGYALMVGGAQEHVDRLMPIFESLKPEGEFGFVHAGPVGAGHYAKMVHNGIEYGLMHAYAEGYELLAASELVTNVPGVFKSWREGTVVRSWLLDLLDRALDEDPELAELSGYTEDTGEGRWTVDEAVRLAVPLNVITASLFARFASRQDDSPAMKAVAALRQQFGGHAVHKR, from the coding sequence ATGCAGCTCGGCCTGGTAGGGCTCGGCCGGATGGGCGGCAACATGCGTGAGCGGTTGCGCGCCGCCGGGCACGAGGTGGTCGGCTTCGACCACAACGCGGAGCTGAGCGATGTCGCGACCCTGGCGGAGCTTGCGGAAAAGCTGGAGTCTCCCCGGGCGATCTGGGTCATGGTTCCCGCCGGCGTCACTGACGCGACCATCGACGAGCTCGCCGACGTCCTCGGTGAGGGCGACATCATCATCGACGGTGGCAACTCCCGGTTCAGCGACGACGCGCCCCGCGCCGAGCGGCTGAACGAGCGCGGCATCGGCTACCTCGACGCCGGCGTCTCCGGCGGCGTCTGGGGCCGGCAGAACGGCTACGCGCTGATGGTGGGTGGCGCCCAGGAGCATGTCGACCGGCTCATGCCGATCTTCGAGTCGCTGAAGCCGGAAGGCGAGTTCGGCTTCGTGCACGCCGGGCCGGTCGGCGCCGGGCACTACGCCAAGATGGTGCACAACGGCATCGAGTACGGCCTGATGCACGCCTACGCCGAGGGCTACGAGCTGCTGGCCGCCTCCGAGCTGGTAACCAACGTGCCCGGGGTGTTCAAGTCCTGGCGCGAGGGCACCGTGGTCCGCTCCTGGCTGCTCGACCTGCTGGACCGGGCCCTCGACGAGGATCCGGAGCTGGCCGAGCTGAGCGGCTACACGGAGGACACCGGCGAGGGCCGGTGGACGGTCGACGAGGCGGTCCGGCTGGCCGTGCCGCTGAACGTGATCACCGCTTCGCTCTTCGCCCGCTTCGCCTCCCGCCAGGACGACTCGCCGGCCATGAAGGCCGTCGCCGCGCTGCGCCAGCAGTTCGGCGGGCACGCCGTCCACAAGCGCTGA
- the yidD gene encoding membrane protein insertion efficiency factor YidD, with amino-acid sequence MLSGPIVAYRRWISPALPARCRFYPSCSAYALEAVAVHGAIRGAGLTARRLLRCHPFHPGGHDPVPEPGDRRRADATGA; translated from the coding sequence GTGCTGAGCGGGCCCATCGTCGCGTACCGTCGGTGGATAAGTCCGGCTCTGCCGGCCCGCTGCCGGTTCTACCCGTCGTGCAGTGCCTACGCCCTGGAGGCGGTGGCGGTGCACGGCGCGATCCGGGGAGCGGGCCTGACGGCCCGGCGGCTGTTGCGCTGCCACCCCTTCCACCCAGGTGGACACGACCCGGTGCCTGAGCCGGGCGACCGCCGCCGTGCCGATGCGACTGGAGCCTGA